The bacterium genome has a segment encoding these proteins:
- the lepA gene encoding translation elongation factor 4, protein MTNTRNFCIIAHIDHGKSTLADRMLEVTGTVCGRDLRAQVLDSMDLEQEHGITIKSHPIRMVHASHDGVEYVLNLIDTPGHVDFHYEVSRSLAACEGALLVVDAVQGIQAQTINNLYLALEHDLVIMPVINKIDLPAARTGALITDLVELLGCEPEEVLRVSAKTGAGVDELLAAIVARVPPPRGDVDAPTQALIFDSIFDPYMGAVAYVRMFHGSIAKGQRILLLRQEREHDVGEIGWFRLERVPRPGLTAGEVGYIATGAKDVRHIRVGDTVTLAAAPCQEPLPGYVEAKPMVFSGFYPTDNDDYDNLKDALQKLQLNDASLAWEPEKSAALGFGFRCGFLGLLHMEIVQERLEREYDLSLIATLPNVEYEVATRGGDIIVVENPARMPPPQEIVEVREPFVRASVITPKAYIGSVIQITLDRRGIQKNMEYVDTERVNLEFDLPLSELVVDYYDKLKSVSKGYASLDYEYTEHRPGDLIRLDILINGDPLDALACIVHRESAYEWGVELCRKLNELIPRQMFQVAIQAAIGTRVIARTTVKAFRKNVTAKCYGGDITRKRKLLEKQKEGKKRMKLVGAVEIP, encoded by the coding sequence ATGACAAACACCCGCAACTTCTGCATCATCGCCCACATCGACCACGGCAAGTCGACCCTGGCCGATCGCATGCTGGAGGTTACCGGGACCGTGTGTGGTCGCGACCTGCGCGCGCAGGTCCTCGATTCCATGGACCTGGAGCAGGAACACGGCATCACCATCAAGAGCCACCCCATCAGGATGGTCCACGCGTCGCACGACGGCGTGGAATACGTCCTGAACCTGATCGACACGCCCGGGCACGTGGACTTCCACTACGAGGTCTCGCGCAGCCTCGCGGCCTGCGAAGGCGCGTTGCTGGTTGTGGACGCCGTGCAGGGCATCCAGGCGCAGACCATCAACAACCTCTACCTGGCGCTGGAGCATGACCTGGTGATCATGCCGGTGATCAACAAGATAGATCTGCCGGCGGCCCGCACCGGGGCTTTGATCACCGACCTGGTCGAGCTGCTCGGTTGCGAGCCCGAGGAGGTGCTCCGCGTCAGCGCCAAGACCGGTGCGGGCGTGGACGAGTTGCTCGCCGCCATCGTGGCGCGGGTCCCGCCGCCCCGGGGCGACGTGGATGCGCCGACGCAGGCGCTGATCTTCGACTCGATCTTCGACCCATACATGGGCGCGGTCGCGTACGTGCGCATGTTCCACGGTTCCATCGCCAAGGGGCAGCGCATCCTGCTCCTGCGCCAGGAGCGCGAGCACGATGTGGGGGAGATCGGCTGGTTCCGCCTGGAACGCGTGCCGCGACCGGGCCTGACGGCGGGCGAGGTGGGTTACATCGCCACCGGGGCGAAGGACGTGCGCCACATCCGCGTCGGCGACACGGTGACACTGGCCGCCGCTCCCTGTCAGGAACCGCTGCCCGGCTACGTGGAGGCCAAGCCCATGGTCTTCAGCGGCTTCTATCCCACCGACAACGACGACTACGACAATCTCAAGGACGCCCTCCAGAAGCTGCAGCTCAACGACGCGTCTCTGGCCTGGGAACCGGAGAAGAGCGCGGCGCTCGGTTTCGGGTTCCGCTGCGGTTTCCTGGGGCTCCTGCACATGGAGATCGTCCAGGAGCGGCTGGAGCGGGAATACGACCTGAGCCTCATCGCCACGTTGCCCAACGTGGAGTACGAGGTGGCCACCAGGGGAGGCGACATCATCGTGGTGGAGAATCCCGCCCGGATGCCGCCACCCCAGGAGATCGTCGAGGTGCGCGAGCCTTTCGTGCGGGCATCGGTCATCACGCCCAAGGCCTACATCGGCAGCGTGATCCAGATCACCCTGGACCGCCGCGGTATTCAGAAGAACATGGAATACGTCGACACCGAACGGGTGAATCTGGAATTCGACCTACCCTTGAGCGAGCTCGTGGTCGATTATTACGACAAGCTCAAGTCCGTGTCCAAGGGGTACGCCTCGCTGGACTACGAGTACACGGAGCACCGCCCTGGCGACCTGATCCGCCTGGACATACTGATCAACGGCGATCCCCTGGACGCGCTGGCCTGTATCGTTCACCGCGAGAGCGCCTACGAGTGGGGCGTGGAGCTCTGCCGCAAGCTCAATGAGCTGATCCCGCGCCAGATGTTCCAGGTGGCCATCCAGGCGGCGATCGGCACGCGAGTGATCGCCCGGACCACGGTCAAGGCGTTCCGCAAGAACGTGACGGCCAAGTGCTACGGCGGAGACATCACGCGCAAGCGCAAGCTGCTCGAGAAGCAGAAGGAAGGCAAGAAGCGCATGAAGCTGGTGGGGGCGGTGGAAATCCCCTAG